Proteins from one Candidatus Nitrospira nitrosa genomic window:
- a CDS encoding efflux RND transporter periplasmic adaptor subunit, with protein MRHRQHTSVVAAVLLTAMTMGVPSTGWSKGDRSAQGTKQDVGVARGIVKAVSRAVLYAQIQGRVNQVPYKEGQRFAKGATLVQLECDKYQAELAAAAAEYEGKSKTFLNNKELAKLNAVSTLDLEVSEADAKKADATRRIAEINVRGCHLDAPFSGRIVDVMVHEHENVFPNDKLLSVLDDRSLEIELVLPSTALAWLKRQARFTFIVDETGLGYAAKVKEIGAAVDAASQTVKVTGVFDTLPKDVLSGMSGSAQFMGQP; from the coding sequence ATGCGACACCGGCAGCACACTAGTGTGGTAGCAGCCGTGCTCCTGACCGCAATGACGATGGGCGTTCCATCGACGGGGTGGTCGAAAGGAGACCGATCGGCACAGGGAACAAAGCAGGACGTGGGAGTGGCTCGGGGAATTGTGAAGGCGGTTTCACGGGCCGTGCTCTATGCCCAGATCCAGGGGCGGGTCAATCAAGTTCCGTACAAAGAAGGACAGCGATTTGCCAAAGGGGCAACACTGGTGCAATTGGAGTGTGACAAGTATCAGGCCGAATTGGCGGCGGCTGCTGCGGAGTACGAAGGGAAGAGCAAAACGTTTCTAAACAATAAGGAGCTTGCCAAACTCAATGCAGTCAGTACGTTGGATCTGGAGGTCTCGGAGGCCGATGCCAAAAAGGCCGATGCCACAAGGCGGATCGCGGAGATCAATGTGCGTGGGTGCCATCTGGACGCGCCATTTTCCGGGCGTATCGTCGATGTGATGGTGCATGAACACGAGAACGTGTTCCCCAACGACAAACTACTGAGTGTCCTGGATGATAGGAGTCTTGAGATTGAACTGGTCTTGCCGTCCACGGCGTTGGCGTGGCTTAAGAGGCAGGCACGGTTCACTTTTATCGTAGATGAGACAGGCCTGGGCTATGCAGCGAAGGTCAAGGAAATCGGAGCGGCGGTCGATGCCGCGAGTCAGACCGTGAAAGTGACCGGAGTGTTCGACACCCTTCCCAAAGACGTCCTGAGTGGGATGAGCGGGTCCGCGCAATTTATGGGGCAGCCCTAG
- a CDS encoding TolC family protein: protein MQAICLLRRGQLQTMRTAVRAVVTVMILLTMGGCLIKPHPMENGEIHARAVKDFLAISAVDEPVAGPIDLYEAMARAVKYNLDAKVKAIQVQLAHQQLNVAHYSLLPQVAANAGFDGRNNFAGGVGQSILTGRQAIEPFTSSEKNVLAGNLALSWDVLDFGLSFVRAQQAADNVLVAEEEKRRLAVRLIQDVRGAYWRAVSAERVLPRIQFLDDSVSKALESTRQIVGQKLQAPLTPLNYQRDLLNIQREVRRLFRELSTAKLQLASMIGLPPGTSFDLVVPPRETAIPVVNLDSQKMEEQALLLRPELRTIDYKKRINAKEAKAVFLELFPNLKVSLGGYYNSNSFLLYQNWLSYAAQASWNLLSVFRAPAKLKAIEANGHMLDVQSLALSMSILTEVHVGATQFVLAKQEYQDARNYQQTQSAIVEQTKNLWLTERTNDLTLIRERANDVAADVRLDTARAGLETAYATLMATMGEEAVPSSIAEQSVAQLTEAIREYWEPSGFTMSGGERRTEPHATPAAH, encoded by the coding sequence GTGCAGGCAATCTGTCTGCTGCGACGTGGTCAGTTACAAACGATGCGCACCGCCGTTCGGGCTGTCGTAACCGTGATGATACTGCTCACGATGGGCGGCTGTCTGATCAAGCCACATCCGATGGAGAATGGAGAAATCCATGCTCGAGCGGTCAAGGACTTTCTTGCCATCTCCGCTGTGGACGAGCCGGTTGCTGGGCCGATTGATCTGTATGAGGCGATGGCACGGGCGGTCAAATACAACTTGGATGCGAAGGTCAAAGCGATTCAAGTCCAACTGGCGCATCAGCAGTTGAACGTGGCGCACTATTCACTCCTCCCGCAAGTCGCCGCCAATGCCGGGTTCGATGGACGGAATAATTTTGCCGGCGGAGTTGGGCAATCGATTCTCACGGGGCGCCAGGCGATCGAACCCTTCACCTCATCCGAAAAGAACGTCCTGGCCGGCAACCTTGCATTAAGTTGGGATGTGCTCGACTTTGGCCTGTCGTTCGTACGCGCACAACAGGCAGCCGACAATGTGCTGGTGGCAGAAGAGGAAAAACGGCGTCTGGCGGTGCGGTTGATCCAAGATGTCAGAGGGGCCTATTGGCGGGCGGTGAGTGCGGAACGGGTGCTTCCTCGAATTCAGTTCTTGGACGATTCCGTGAGTAAAGCCCTGGAGAGTACCAGGCAGATTGTCGGCCAGAAACTTCAGGCGCCGTTGACGCCGCTCAATTATCAACGAGATTTGCTCAATATCCAGCGTGAAGTGCGGCGACTCTTTCGTGAACTCAGTACTGCGAAGCTGCAGCTGGCTTCCATGATCGGCTTGCCGCCCGGAACGTCGTTTGATCTGGTCGTACCTCCCAGAGAAACCGCGATTCCCGTCGTCAACTTGGATAGTCAGAAGATGGAAGAGCAGGCACTCTTGCTCAGACCAGAGTTGCGCACCATCGACTATAAGAAGCGCATTAACGCCAAGGAAGCCAAAGCGGTGTTTCTGGAATTATTCCCGAACCTCAAGGTCTCGCTCGGCGGCTACTATAACAGCAACAGTTTCCTCTTGTATCAGAATTGGCTCAGCTATGCCGCCCAGGCAAGCTGGAATCTGCTCTCGGTGTTTCGAGCGCCGGCCAAACTCAAAGCAATCGAAGCAAACGGCCACATGCTGGATGTCCAAAGCCTGGCGCTCAGCATGTCCATTCTGACGGAGGTCCATGTTGGCGCAACACAGTTTGTGCTGGCCAAGCAGGAATATCAGGATGCGAGGAATTACCAGCAGACACAGAGTGCAATTGTGGAGCAGACCAAGAACTTGTGGCTGACTGAGCGCACGAACGATCTCACACTGATTCGAGAACGAGCCAACGATGTCGCTGCCGATGTCCGGTTGGACACGGCGCGAGCCGGATTGGAAACGGCCTACGCCACCCTGATGGCCACCATGGGGGAAGAAGCGGTTCCTTCCAGCATAGCTGAACAAAGTGTGGCACAACTAACGGAAGCGATCAGGGAGTATTGGGAACCCAGTGGGTTCACGATGTCGGGAGGAGAAAGGAGAACGGAGCCTCATGCGACACCGGCAGCACACTAG
- a CDS encoding response regulator, whose amino-acid sequence MASILIVDDDDSVRMLLRHILEGDGHQIREATNGHAGLTLYRESPADLVITDILMPERDGMEVTLALTREFLDAKVIAMTGATGDQNFLNVAKLFGARRVIQKPFSPTDLLRAVRFTLSH is encoded by the coding sequence ATGGCTTCGATCTTGATTGTCGATGATGACGATTCGGTCAGAATGCTCTTGCGTCACATCCTTGAAGGAGACGGGCATCAGATCCGAGAGGCCACAAACGGTCACGCAGGGCTCACACTCTATCGAGAGAGCCCCGCTGATCTGGTGATCACTGACATCTTGATGCCTGAACGCGATGGGATGGAGGTCACGCTGGCATTGACTCGAGAATTCTTGGACGCGAAAGTCATTGCCATGACCGGCGCAACCGGTGATCAGAACTTTTTGAACGTTGCGAAACTCTTCGGCGCCAGGCGGGTGATCCAGAAGCCATTCTCGCCAACGGACCTCCTCCGTGCCGTGCGATTCACACTGAGTCATTAG